A segment of the Acidobacteriota bacterium genome:
CCCACCACGCAGGCGTTGAGGCCGACGACGCCGGCCCCGATGATGGTCACGCGGCCGCGGCGGACGCCCGAGACCCCGGGCAGCAGGATGCCCTTGCCGCCGGAACGCATCTCCAGCGACGTGGCGCCGGCCTGGATCGACAGCCGCCCCGCGACCTCTGACATCGGCACGAGCAACGGGAGCGTCCCGTCGGCGAACTGCACCGTCTCGTAGCCGATTCCGACCACGCGGCGATCGAGCAGCCGGGTGGTCAACTCACGCGATGCGGCCAGATGGAGGTAGGTGAAGACGATCTGGCCGGGCCGCATCCGGTCGAACTCGGGATCGAGCGGTTCCTTCACCTTGAGGACGAGATCCGCGCGTTCCCATACCGCGTCCGGACCGTCGACCACGCCGGCGCCGGCGGCCTGGTAGGCCTGGTCGGGGATCGCGCTGCCGACCCCGGCTCCCGCCTCGATGACCACCTCGTGCCCGCGCGCCATGAACGCGGCGACGCCGGACGGGGTGATGGCGACGCGGTGCTCGTCCGCCTTGATCTCCGCAGGGATGCCGATGCGCATGCTACGAGACTACACCGTCGCGGCTCGGGCGGCGCCCGCTTCGCGCACGCGGATGGCGGCCCGTCGCGCCGGCGGTGAGTGGTCCCGCGCAGCTCACGCCGTGAAGAACGCCAGCACGGTCCAGCAGACCGCGGCCAGTCCGGCGGCCACCGACGCCTGCGGGATCTGCGTCTTCACGTGATCCATCAGGTCGCAGCCGGTGCAGACCGAGCTGAGCACGGTGGTGTCCGAGATCGGCGAGCACTGGTCGCCGTAGACGCTGCCGTCCATGACCGAGGCGAAGCAGAGGGTCATGAACAACTCCGGGTGCGACAGCCCTTGTGCGCCCGCCACCGCCCACGCGAGCGGCATCGCCAGCGGGAACGCCACCGCGTAGGTGCCCCAGCTCGTGCCGGTGGAGAAGGCGATGACCATCGTCATCAGTTGCAGCATCACCGGCAGCAGGAAGTAGGGCAACGCGTCCCCGAGCTGCTCCACCAGGAAGACGCCCCCGCCGGTCTCGGTGCTGACGTTGCCGATGGTGATCGCGAGCAGGAGGATGACCGAACCGAGGACCACGCCCTTGATGCCGTCGTGGAAGCCCGAGATGAGGTCCTTGAGCGACATCCCCTTGCCCAGGGCCATGCCCGCGGCGAGCAGCAGCGCCGTTCCGAACGCCCACTGCACGTTGGGAGAGCCGTAGGCGACGAACGTGCCGATGGCGATGGCGATGAGCACGCCGAGCGGCAGGAAGAACTCCAGGACGTGGGGCGTGTAGCCGGCCGGCACCTTGCTCGCCTGCAGCTCCTTCGTGCTCAGCGGGTCGGCCCCTTCGGCGTCGAGCTGGCCCGTCGTGCGGGCGCGCTGCATGGCCGCTCCCAGGCGCTTGCCGAGGTAGATCGGCTTCTCGATGCTCAGCAGGAACGTGCCCAGGACGGCGAAGATCGCGTAGAAGCAGAACGGCACGCTCTGGAAGAAGAAGGCGATGCGGTCCGCCTCGGTGGCGAGGAAGCCGACCCCGGAAACGAAGATGAACGCCTGCACGTAGCCCGGCCAGGCGTTGAAGGCGAGTTGCGAGGCGATCGGCGAAGCGGTCGAGTCGACGATGTAGGCCAGCTCTTCGTGGCTGACCTTCTGCTGGTCGGCGATCGGCTTGACGGTGGTGCCGACCACGACGGTGCTGACCGTCCCGCCCTGGAAAAACACGATGCCGAGCGCCCACGCCACCAGCTTCGCGGTCTTCGGTCCCCGAACGAACTTCGCGGTCATGAACTCGGCGAACGCCTGCGCGGCGCCGGTGCGCGACCAGACGCCCATCAGCCCGCCGAGCAGCCAGAGGTACAGCAGCAGGACCCCAGCGGAGTTGGTGGATGCGAGCGACGGGATCATCACCTCGCCCGTGATGTCGTACTTGCCGAGCAGCAGCGCGCCAGAGACGATGCCGGCGGCCAGGGAGGTGACCGGCTCGCGCGTCAGCCAGCAGAGCATCACGGCCACCGCGGCCGGCAGCAGCGACCACCAGCCCCAGTGCGCTCGCGCCTCGAGCCGGTAGTAGACGGTCTCGGTCCGCCCGTCGCGCGTCTCCACCGCCGAGACGAACTCCTCGGTGAGGTCCGGCGATCCGCCGGAGGCGGCGAGCGCCGCGGCATCGAGCTGCGCCTCCTCGATGGGGACGGCGTCGAAGTAGGCGGGGCTGCCCTCGGACAGGTAGTACAGCCCGCCGTCGTCGTCCGTCAGCACGTCCAGCGTGACCCGGTTGACGGTCCACGTCGGGGGGACGCTGGCCCCGGCGATCCAGGAAACCAGGATCGCGACGGCGAAGACGGTGAACTTCCGGATGCCGGTGGTCATGGCGTGCCTCGTCCGGTTCCGTGGAGGCTACGGCGCGGGGAAGCGCCCGATGCGCGTGCCGCCGCCGACCGCGCCGACCCAGATCTCGTCGCCGACCTGGATGCCGACGGTGCCCAGAATGATGCGATCGTTCGAGGGATAACGAACGATCTCCTCCTGGGCAAGGCTGTTGGGGATGATCTTCGCCACCCGCGACGTGACCCCGTCGCACGCGCCCTGGCCGAGACAGGCGAAAATGGAGTCCGGCCCAGTGCCCGCGTGGCCGGCCGCCAGCAGCGTGCCGTCCGGCGCCCAGTGGACGTTGTCGACGTGGAAACCGACGTCGACCGAGTCGACCACCACCGGCGTCCGGCCCCGCGACAGTCGGATCAGCGACTGCGTGCCCCAGCCGCCGATGTAGAGCCATTCACCGTCGGGCGACGCTTCGATGCCGTTGGGGCCGGCGGTCGCGCTGCCCGGCACCTCCGTCCAGCCGGCGCCCGGCTGCCATTCCCACAGCTCGCCGGTCGAGCGCTGGAAGTTGGTGGCGACGAAGGCGCCGTCCGGGAGCGCCGCTACCGAGTTCAGGCCGACGCCTGCGGGCGCCACGGCGCAACCGATCCAGGTGGCGGCGGGCACCTCGCCGCGCGCGTCGAGCTCGAAGACCTCCACCGACTCGCGGGCGCC
Coding sequences within it:
- a CDS encoding WD40 repeat domain-containing protein, whose amino-acid sequence is MRARMYLMSAVAAACLLILPAAGAAQCDPDGDVEFVCGPVSPEDLAAVPDSPWVIVSSMMDDGHLYATDARDHSSRPIFPLDTSAPRHDTALYGACPGPDTSGFQPHGLGLRPGDEGVHTLYVVRHGARESVEVFELDARGEVPAATWIGCAVAPAGVGLNSVAALPDGAFVATNFQRSTGELWEWQPGAGWTEVPGSATAGPNGIEASPDGEWLYIGGWGTQSLIRLSRGRTPVVVDSVDVGFHVDNVHWAPDGTLLAAGHAGTGPDSIFACLGQGACDGVTSRVAKIIPNSLAQEEIVRYPSNDRIILGTVGIQVGDEIWVGAVGGGTRIGRFPAP
- the ald gene encoding alanine dehydrogenase, whose translation is MRIGIPAEIKADEHRVAITPSGVAAFMARGHEVVIEAGAGVGSAIPDQAYQAAGAGVVDGPDAVWERADLVLKVKEPLDPEFDRMRPGQIVFTYLHLAASRELTTRLLDRRVVGIGYETVQFADGTLPLLVPMSEVAGRLSIQAGATSLEMRSGGKGILLPGVSGVRRGRVTIIGAGVVGLNACVVGVGFGADVTIIDINPLRLAYVRDVVQGHVTTLMSNAANIEGAVASADLVLCSVLIPGARTPRLVTRAHLAQMEPGSALVDVAVDQGGCAETSRPTTHHDPRYVEEGVVHYCVSNMPGAVPHTSTYALTNATMAYALEIADRGWRVAAARDPALAKGVNVVDGHVTHEAVAAAHGLSCVSLTET
- a CDS encoding sodium:proton antiporter, encoding MTTGIRKFTVFAVAILVSWIAGASVPPTWTVNRVTLDVLTDDDGGLYYLSEGSPAYFDAVPIEEAQLDAAALAASGGSPDLTEEFVSAVETRDGRTETVYYRLEARAHWGWWSLLPAAVAVMLCWLTREPVTSLAAGIVSGALLLGKYDITGEVMIPSLASTNSAGVLLLYLWLLGGLMGVWSRTGAAQAFAEFMTAKFVRGPKTAKLVAWALGIVFFQGGTVSTVVVGTTVKPIADQQKVSHEELAYIVDSTASPIASQLAFNAWPGYVQAFIFVSGVGFLATEADRIAFFFQSVPFCFYAIFAVLGTFLLSIEKPIYLGKRLGAAMQRARTTGQLDAEGADPLSTKELQASKVPAGYTPHVLEFFLPLGVLIAIAIGTFVAYGSPNVQWAFGTALLLAAGMALGKGMSLKDLISGFHDGIKGVVLGSVILLLAITIGNVSTETGGGVFLVEQLGDALPYFLLPVMLQLMTMVIAFSTGTSWGTYAVAFPLAMPLAWAVAGAQGLSHPELFMTLCFASVMDGSVYGDQCSPISDTTVLSSVCTGCDLMDHVKTQIPQASVAAGLAAVCWTVLAFFTA